Proteins encoded in a region of the Labeo rohita strain BAU-BD-2019 chromosome 22, IGBB_LRoh.1.0, whole genome shotgun sequence genome:
- the LOC127153376 gene encoding calpain-2 catalytic subunit, whose product MSNIAKVLSRRQERGEGVGTNKKAIPFKKQDYQSLKQECLAKRTLFCDPTFPAESSSLGYNELGPQSPNARGVQWKRPKELCSNPQFIVDGAQRTDICQGELGDCWLLAAIASLTLENEILERVVPPGQSFKENYAGIFHFQFWQYGEWVDVVIDDRLPTRDGRLLFVHSAERSEYWSALFEKAYAKLNGSYEALAGGLSNEGFEDFTGGIAEMYVLNKAPPHLFKLMQKALRRRSLMGCSINCPTSHHPTERSNSLSPPQTERMLQPDAHIELEGTLSKQVCVPAVSSIAKGVLVEFEDMDASPSHH is encoded by the exons ATGTCTAATATTGCAAAAGTTCTTTCTAGGAGGCAGGAGAGAGGAGAAGGAGTGGGAACAAACAAGAAGGCAATTCCCTTCAAGAAGCAGGACTACCAGAGCCTGAAGCAGGAGTGTCTGGCCAAAAGAACCCTGTTCTGTGACCCAACCTTCCCTGCTGAATCCAGCTCTCTGGGATACAACGAACTTGGACCGCAGTCCCCGAATGCCAGAGGAGTGCAGTGGAAAAGACCTAAG GAGCTCTGTTCAAACCCTCAGTTCATTGTGGATGGCGCCCAGCGGACAGACATTTGCCAAGGAGAATTAG GTGACTGTTGGTTACTGGCGGCTATTGCATCTTTGACTCTGGAAAATGAGATTCTGGAACGCGTAGTTCCACCTGGACAGAGTTTTAAAGAGAACTATGCTGGGATCTTTCACTTTCAG TTCTGGCAGTATGGTGAATGGGTAGATGTGGTCATTGATGACCGACTGCCCACCAGAGATGGGAGgctattgtttgttcattcagcCGAGCGCTCTGAATACTGGAGTGCCCTTTTCGAAAAGGCCTATGCAAA GTTAAATGGCTCATATGAAGCTCTGGCGGGAGGTTTGTCCAATGAGGGTTTTGAGGATTTCACTGGAGGCATCGCTGAGATGTATGTGCTAAACAAAGCTCCTCCACACCTGTTTAAGCTCATGCAGAAAGCACTGAGGCGGAGATCGTTAATGGGCTGCTCCATTAAT TGCCCAACAAGTCACCACCCCACTGAGAGGAGCAACAGCCTGAGCCCACCACAGACGGAGAGAATGCTTCAGCCTGATGCCCACATCGAGCTAGAGGGGACACTGTCCAAACAGGTGTGCGTGCCGGCTGTCTCATCCATCGCCAAGGGAGTACTTGTGGAATTCGAGGATATGGATGCAAGCCCCTCCCACCACTGA